One region of Parambassis ranga chromosome 12, fParRan2.1, whole genome shotgun sequence genomic DNA includes:
- the sppl3 gene encoding signal peptide peptidase-like 3, with amino-acid sequence MAEQGYTSWAYSLVDSSQVSTFLISILLIVYGSFRSLNMDCENQEKDKDGNTSTTGSFNNSNTNNSIQTIDSTQALFLPIGASVSLLVMFFFFDSVQVVFTICTAVLATIAFAFLLLPMCQYLTRPCSPQNKISFGCCGRFTLAELLSFSLSVMLVLIWVLTGHWLLMDALAMGLCVAMIAFVRLPSLKVSCLLLSGLLIYDVFWVFFSAYIFNSNVMVKVATQPAENPIDVLSRKLHLGPGMGRDVPRLSLPGKLVFPSSTGSHFSMLGIGDIVMPGLLLCFVLRYDNYKKQATGEVPGPGNMSGRMQRVSYFHCTLIGYFVGLLTATVASRIHRAAQPALLYLVPFTLLPLLTMAYLKGDLRRMWSEPFHAKTSSSRFLEV; translated from the exons GGCGTACTCGCTAGTTGACTCCAGCCAGGTGTCCACCTTCCTCATCTCCATTCTTCTCATCGTCTATGGCAGCTTCAG GTCATTAAACATGGATTGTGAGAACCAGGAGAAGGATAAAGATGGAAACACCTCAACAACGGGGTCTTTCAataacagcaacacaaacaaca gcaTTCAGACTATAGACTCCACACAGGCCCTGTTTCTGCCAATAGGAGCATCTGTGTCTCTGCTAGtgatgttcttcttctttgactCGGTACAGGTGGTCTTCACCATCTGCACTGCAG TTCTTGCAACAATTGCATTTGCATTCCTGTTGTTGCCAATGTGCCAGTATCTGACCAGACCCTGCTCCCCACAGAACAA GATTTCGTTTGGTTGCTGTGGGCGTTTCACTCTGGCTGAACTCTTGTCCTTCTCACTCTCGGTCATGTTGGTGCTCATCTGGGTGCTGACTGGACACTGGCTACTCATGGACG CTTTAGCCATGGGCTTGTGTGTTGCCATGATAGCCTTTGTGCGACTCCCCAGTCTGAAGGTGTCttgcctgctgctgtcaggactGCTCATTTATGATGTGTTCTGG GTGTTTTTCTCAGCCTACATCTTCAATAGTAATGTGATGGTCAAAGTTGCCACCCAACCTGCTGAAAATCCCATAGACGTTCTGTCCAGGAAGCTGCACTTGGGGCCGGGGATGGGCCGTGATGTACCCCGACTCTCTTTGCCTGGCAAACTGGTCTTTCCTAG TTCCACAGGAAGCCACTTCTCCATGCTAGGCATTGGAGATATCGTGATGCCGGGACTGCTGTTATGCTTCGTCCTACGTTACGATAACTACAAGAAGCAAGCAACCGGGGAAGTCCCGGGACCTGGCAACATGTCCGGACGCATGCAGCGCGTCTCCTATTTCCACTGCACTCTCATCGGATACTTTGTGG gtCTGCTGACTGCCACTGTGGCCTCCAGGATCCATCGTGCTGCTCAGCCTGCTCTGCTCTACCTGGTGCCCTTCaccctgctgcctctgctcacTATGGCCTACTTGAAG GGGGATTTGCGGCGCATGTGGTCCGAGCCTTTCCACGCCAAGACCAGCAGCTCTCGCTTCCTGGAGGTATGA
- the nt5c2l1 gene encoding 5'-nucleotidase, cytosolic II, like 1 — translation MEIQPRSMPSEELRMKQDFNKKVFVNRSLTLENIKCYGFDMDYTLAIYKSPDYESMGFELLRDRMVSIGYPHEILRYTYDPSFPTRGLVIDKTYGNLLKVDSNGNILACTHGFYFLKGDDIEKYYPNKFIQRHDTDRFYILNTLFNLSETYLYACLVDFFTRCTRYTNLHKGYQHGDLLMSYRSMFQDVRDAMNYIHDTGILKDRTIKNMEKYVVKDPNLPVLLTRIKEMAKVFLATNSDYTYTEAIMKYLLESNTKPGSPKMPWRSYFDLIVVDTRKPQFFAGGTVLRQVDTNTGKLRIGTYTGDLQHGTVYSGGSSDIVCDLLDVKGKDILYVGDHIFGDILKSKKRQGWKTFLVVPELTKELQVWDEKQNVFEELKRLDVFLAEIYKHLDIGSRECPDVSSIQSRMKVLTYRMDMSYGQMGSLMRSGSRQTLFASQLMRYADLYSSSCINLIYYPLNYLFMAPPVLMPHEAASQNAELASSDLTVNNHAIKN, via the exons ATGGAGATACAGCCCAGAAGCATGCCCTCTGAGGAGCTCAGGATGAAGCAGGACTTTAACAAAAA GGTGTTCGTCAACAGAAGCCTGACGCTTGAAAACATTAAATGCTATGGATTTGATATGGACTACACGCTGGCCA TCTATAAGTCTCCTGACTATGAGAGCATGGGCTTTGAGCTGCTAAGGGACAGAATGGTGTCCATTGGATACCCACATGAGATTCTACGATACACATACGACCCCAGCTTCCCCACCCG AGGTTTAGTGATCGACAAAACATACGGAAACCTTCTGAAGGTGGACTCGAATGGGAATATTTTAGCCTGCACTCATGGCTTCTACTTCCTGAAAGG AGATGACATTGAAAAGTACTACCCCAACAAGTTTATCCAAAGACATGACACCGACCGCTTTTACATCCTGAACACTCTCTTCAACCTCTCAG AGACGTACCTCTACGCCTGCCTGGTGGACTTTTTCACCAGATGCACCAGATACACAAA CCTCCACAAAGGTTACCAGCACGGTGACCTGCTGATGTCCTACAGAAGCATGTTCCAGGATGTTCGAGATGCAATGAACTACATTCATGATACA GGAATCCTGAAAGATCGAACCATCAAGAATATGGAGAAATACGTGGTCAAAGAT CCAAATCTTCCTGTGCTCTTGACTCGGATTAAAGAGATGGCCAAGGTCTTCCTCGCCACCAACAGTGACTACACCTACACTGAG GCCATCATGAAGTACCTGCTGGAAAGTAATACTAAG cctgGAAGCCCCAAAATGCCATGGCGCTCCTACTTTGACCTCATTGTTGTGGACACCAGAAAGCCTCAGTTCTTTGCAGGGGGGACCGTGCTGAGACAAGTGGACACG aacacaggaaAGCTTCGGATTGGGACTTACACAGGGGATCTCCAGCATGGGACTGTTTACTCTGGAG GATCCTCAGACATCGTCTGTGATCTGCTAGATGTCAAAGGTAAAGACATCCTCTACGTTGGAGATCACATCTTTGGTGACATCCTCAAATCTAAGAAGCGTCAGGGCTGGAAAACTTTTCTAGTCGTGCCAGAGCTCACCAAAGAGCTGCAAGTGTGGGATGAAAAGCAAA ATGTCTTTGAGGAGCTGAAACGTCTTGACGTCTTCTTAGCTGAAATTTATAA GCACCTGGACATCGGCAGCCGAGAGTGTCCTGACGTCAGCAGCATTCAGTCGAGAATGAAG gtgctgACCTACAGAATGGACATGTCCTATGGTCAGATGGGAAGCCTGATGCGCAGCGGCTCCAGACAGACTCTGTTTGCCAGCCAGCTGATGCGATATGCAGATCTCTACTCCTCCTCTTGCATCAACCTGATTTACTACCCTTTGAATTATCTCTTCATGGCTCCACCAGTTCTG ATGCCACATGAGGCAGCTTCTCAAAACGCAGAACTTGCCTCTTCAGATCTAACTGTCAACAATCATGCTATCAAAAACTga
- the slc2a11l gene encoding solute carrier family 2 member 11, like isoform X2 translates to MPHYLTLLIECPVVIAAIFISGIGGTFQYGYCISVMTSPSTFIMDLINKTCEHRYRFTLEKWHVSLIWSFTVSIFCIGGLLGSLMAGSFISKFGRKRCLFLNNFVAIFGAVLMILSQTALSFEMIMVGRFLYGINSVSLSAHTMYLTECAPKRLRGMVGVTIATFISLGKFSGQLLGISELLGTEKAWPWLLGFNGFTALFQLLTLPFLPESPSFLLMYRGDQQACETVLKKLWGNKDYSGEVAEMLEERAALQSVHSHSVLELIQTQAVRWQLLTIIVTFTTLQLSGINAVYFYSFEVFRAAGIQEHKIRYAALGTGLCELFTSVTCFLIIESMGKKVLLFRGYMGMTGTLILLTISVYLQRQVSWMPYCSMVLTFIFIFFFASGPAGVTAPLPGEIFTQSFKSAAYTIACTINWTGLFVLGMVFPLLVENLDSFCFLIFTLFCFGCAMYVKFNVPETKNRTVLEIKAEFKKMHRKPGASEEKRSTDHKETTAQETKF, encoded by the exons ATGCCACATTACTTAACACTCCTG ATAGAATGTCCTGTTGTAATTGCTGCCATCTTCATCTCTGGCATTGGTGGGACATTTCAGTATGGATACTGTATATCTGTGATGACCTCACCCTCTACT TTTATAATGGATCTCATCAACAAAACATGCGAGCACAGATACAGGTTCACTTTGGAGAAGTGGCATGTTTCTCTTATCTGGTCCTTCACAGTGTCCATTTTCTGCATCGGGGGGTTACTGGGGTCGCTGATGGCAGGTTCATTCATCTCAAAATTTGGCAG AAAGCGATGCCTTTTTCTAAACAATTTTGTGGCTATTTTCGGAGCTGTGTTGATGATCCTGAGCCAAACAGCCTTGTCTTTTGAAATGATCATGGTGGGACGATTTCTTTATGGGATCAACTCAG TCAGTCTCTCAGCCCACACAATGTACCTCACAGAATGTGCTCCAAAAAGGCTGAGAGGAATGGTGGGTGTGACCATTGCAACTTTTATCTCTTTGGGGAAGTTCAGCGGTCAGCTGCTGGGGATCAG TGAGTTACTTGGTACAGAGAAGGCCTGGCCCTGGCTGCTTGGTTTCAACGGTTTCACTGCGTTGTTCCAGCTCCTCACGCTGCCTTTCCTGCCAGAGTCTCCCAGCTTCCTGTTGATGTACAGAGGAGACCAGCAGGCCTGCGAGACAG TCTTGAAGAAGCTCTGGGGCAACAAGGACTACAGCGGGGAGGTAGCAGAGATGCTGGAGGAGAGAGCTGCCCTGCAGAGTGTTCACAGCCACTCAGTGTTGGAGCTGATTCAGACCCAGGCAGTCCGCTGGCAGCTCCTCACCATCATCGTTACCTTTAccacactgcagctctctggCATCAATGCA GTGTACTTTTATTCTTTTGAGGTGTTTCGTGCAGCAGGAATCCAAGAACATAAGATACGGTACGCCGCCCTAGGGACAGGGCTGTGTGAACTTTTCACCTCTGTAACCTGT TTCCTGATCATTGAGAGCATGGGTAAAAAAGTCCTGCTGTTCAGAGGGTACATGGGAATGACTGGAACTCTCATTCTCCTCACCATCAGTGTGTACCTGCAG agGCAAGTCTCCTGGATGCCTTACTGCAGCATGGTCCTCACTTtcatcttcattttcttttttgccaGTGGGCCAG CTGGAGTAACAGCTCCCCTGCCGGGGGAAATCTTCACTCAGTCATTTAAATCAGCTGCATACACAATCGCCTGCACCATCAACTGGACAGGACTGTTTGTGCTGGGGATGGTCTTCCCTCTATTGGTG GAGAATCTGGATTCCTTCTGCTTTCTCATATTTACACTTTTCTGTTTTGGCTGTGCGATGTATGTGAAGTTCAATGTCCCAGAGACCAAGAACCGGACTGTTCTGGAAATCAAagcagaatttaaaaagatgcaCCGCAAACCTGGAGCATCAGAGGAGAAACGATCTACTGATCACAAAGAGACCACAGCACAAGAAACCAAATTCTGA
- the slc2a11l gene encoding solute carrier family 2 member 11, like isoform X1, with protein sequence MPHYLTLLIECPVVIAAIFISGIGGTFQYGYCISVMTSPSTFIMDLINKTCEHRYRFTLEKWHVSLIWSFTVSIFCIGGLLGSLMAGSFISKFGRKRCLFLNNFVAIFGAVLMILSQTALSFEMIMVGRFLYGINSGVSLSAHTMYLTECAPKRLRGMVGVTIATFISLGKFSGQLLGISELLGTEKAWPWLLGFNGFTALFQLLTLPFLPESPSFLLMYRGDQQACETVLKKLWGNKDYSGEVAEMLEERAALQSVHSHSVLELIQTQAVRWQLLTIIVTFTTLQLSGINAVYFYSFEVFRAAGIQEHKIRYAALGTGLCELFTSVTCFLIIESMGKKVLLFRGYMGMTGTLILLTISVYLQRQVSWMPYCSMVLTFIFIFFFASGPAGVTAPLPGEIFTQSFKSAAYTIACTINWTGLFVLGMVFPLLVENLDSFCFLIFTLFCFGCAMYVKFNVPETKNRTVLEIKAEFKKMHRKPGASEEKRSTDHKETTAQETKF encoded by the exons ATGCCACATTACTTAACACTCCTG ATAGAATGTCCTGTTGTAATTGCTGCCATCTTCATCTCTGGCATTGGTGGGACATTTCAGTATGGATACTGTATATCTGTGATGACCTCACCCTCTACT TTTATAATGGATCTCATCAACAAAACATGCGAGCACAGATACAGGTTCACTTTGGAGAAGTGGCATGTTTCTCTTATCTGGTCCTTCACAGTGTCCATTTTCTGCATCGGGGGGTTACTGGGGTCGCTGATGGCAGGTTCATTCATCTCAAAATTTGGCAG AAAGCGATGCCTTTTTCTAAACAATTTTGTGGCTATTTTCGGAGCTGTGTTGATGATCCTGAGCCAAACAGCCTTGTCTTTTGAAATGATCATGGTGGGACGATTTCTTTATGGGATCAACTCAG GAGTCAGTCTCTCAGCCCACACAATGTACCTCACAGAATGTGCTCCAAAAAGGCTGAGAGGAATGGTGGGTGTGACCATTGCAACTTTTATCTCTTTGGGGAAGTTCAGCGGTCAGCTGCTGGGGATCAG TGAGTTACTTGGTACAGAGAAGGCCTGGCCCTGGCTGCTTGGTTTCAACGGTTTCACTGCGTTGTTCCAGCTCCTCACGCTGCCTTTCCTGCCAGAGTCTCCCAGCTTCCTGTTGATGTACAGAGGAGACCAGCAGGCCTGCGAGACAG TCTTGAAGAAGCTCTGGGGCAACAAGGACTACAGCGGGGAGGTAGCAGAGATGCTGGAGGAGAGAGCTGCCCTGCAGAGTGTTCACAGCCACTCAGTGTTGGAGCTGATTCAGACCCAGGCAGTCCGCTGGCAGCTCCTCACCATCATCGTTACCTTTAccacactgcagctctctggCATCAATGCA GTGTACTTTTATTCTTTTGAGGTGTTTCGTGCAGCAGGAATCCAAGAACATAAGATACGGTACGCCGCCCTAGGGACAGGGCTGTGTGAACTTTTCACCTCTGTAACCTGT TTCCTGATCATTGAGAGCATGGGTAAAAAAGTCCTGCTGTTCAGAGGGTACATGGGAATGACTGGAACTCTCATTCTCCTCACCATCAGTGTGTACCTGCAG agGCAAGTCTCCTGGATGCCTTACTGCAGCATGGTCCTCACTTtcatcttcattttcttttttgccaGTGGGCCAG CTGGAGTAACAGCTCCCCTGCCGGGGGAAATCTTCACTCAGTCATTTAAATCAGCTGCATACACAATCGCCTGCACCATCAACTGGACAGGACTGTTTGTGCTGGGGATGGTCTTCCCTCTATTGGTG GAGAATCTGGATTCCTTCTGCTTTCTCATATTTACACTTTTCTGTTTTGGCTGTGCGATGTATGTGAAGTTCAATGTCCCAGAGACCAAGAACCGGACTGTTCTGGAAATCAAagcagaatttaaaaagatgcaCCGCAAACCTGGAGCATCAGAGGAGAAACGATCTACTGATCACAAAGAGACCACAGCACAAGAAACCAAATTCTGA